One part of the Pseudoliparis swirei isolate HS2019 ecotype Mariana Trench chromosome 6, NWPU_hadal_v1, whole genome shotgun sequence genome encodes these proteins:
- the arpin gene encoding arpin: MSRIYHNTSLQNKPVHNETLARAWSPSAYESGHGVILEGKLLDVSRHAITDDGNQKVRFYVLYVKPGRVHQRKFDPSGKEIEPNFSDTKKVNTGFLMSSYKLEAKGESDRLSEEQLSLAVNKAELLEITDRYRPAGTWAFWYPEAQMAQTELEAGQDVRLKTRGNGPFICSLAKVDGGSVTKCNFAGDERAGASWTDKVLANRADALSAPPPGGEGEGAGEEEWDD, encoded by the exons ATGAGCCGAATTTACCACAACACGTCGTTACAGAACAAACCCGTGCATAATGAGACGCTGGCGCGCGCGTGGTCCCCCTCTGCGTACGAAAG TGGCCATGGGGTCATTCTAGAAGGGAAGCTGCTGGATGTGTCCAGACACGCCATCACCGATGACGGCAATCAAAAG GTCCGCTTCTATGTGCTCTACGTCAAACCTGGACGCGTCCACCAGAGGAAGTTCGACCCCAGCGGGAAGGAGATCGAGCCCAACTTCAGCGACACCAAGAAGGTCAACACCggcttcctcatgtcctcctacA agctGGAAGCGAAGGGCGAGTCGGACCGCCTGTCCGAGGAGCAGCTGTCGCTGGCGGTGAACAAGGCCGAGCTGCTGGAGATCACCGACCGGTACCGGCCCGCCGGGACCTGGGCCTTCTGGTACCCGGAGGCCCAGATGGCCCAGACGGAGCTGGAGGCGGGGCAGGACGTGCGGCTGAAGACCAGAGGAAACGGCCCCTTCATAT GCTCCTTGGCCAAAGTGGACGGCGGCTCGGTGACCAAGTGCAACTTTGCCGGAGACGAGCGGGCCGGAGCGTCGTGGACCGACAAGGTTCTGGCCAACCGAGCCGACGCCCTCAGCGCCCCGCCgcccgggggggagggggagggggcgggggaggaggagtgg GACGACTGA
- the fam169b gene encoding protein FAM169B isoform X2, which yields MGISADMDRRRSHRCIPMWSSSSPPARPFKKKVFLSPLVQIHPINSACCGAAMFPVDLPAAEDSVLTSSSEEYLSSLEAGPRDAEWFQVSQSSKVAITLAHVRRLQLFEDERPDCTLLALHPPDDPTRAAALYLHGKWWPVDDVLRTSSNSRIGLILVRSLMERVIVFLLSRVAERCSREEPLFSLHPRTESCKLLWRDGQAVGFYTFKRKGSLCDGWSGRCYPLPALDTVLVRRSWRRRGLGLQMLEDFCASFPAERFLGVSSPLSPGMAAVCRSFLQQHQEHLEQLYEVAAPGDWTQRWNIWLSIQLGRYSLAIQEESGPTSGEPQRNHDESSHTALQLVSPSRGDPASLTACDVSSYPATGHPSRAGSSPSSETSAAHADDPDPGSPARPPPPNAKQSLRSDSSPCAEPRREKPEAEGAQSAAKRVRRT from the exons atgggaatatcggccgatatggatcggcgccgatcacaTAGGTGCATCCCTATGTGGAGCTCATCATCTCCACCTGCgagaccctttaaaaaaaaagtttttttgtcaCCCCTTGTACAAATCCATCCCATAAACAGCGCGTGCTGTGGAGCGGCCATGTTCCCCGTGGACCTTCCCGCCGCGGAGGACTCCGTGCTGACGTCATCATCTGAGGAGTACCTCTCCTCTTTGGAGGCGGGGCCTCGTGACGCCGAGTGGTTTCAAGTGTCACAGAGTTCAAAG GTGGCCATCACTCTGGCCCACGTGAGGCGGTTGCAGCTGTTTGAGGACGAGCGGCCCGACTGCACGCTGCTGGCCCTGCACCCCCCCGACGACCCGACACGAG CGGCGGCGTTATACCTGCACGGGAAGTGGTGGCCCGTGGACGACGTCTTGCGCACGTCAAGCAACTCCAGGATCGGTTTGATTTTG GTGCGCTCGCTGATGGAGCGGGTGATCGTGTTCCTGCTCAGCCGGGTGGCGGAGCGGTGCTCCCGGGAGGAGCCGCTGTTCTCGCTGCACCCCCGCACCGAGAGCTGCAAGCTGCTGTGGAGGGACGGCCAGGCGGTCGGCTTCTACACCTTCAAACGCAAAG GCAGCCTGTGCGACGGCTGGAGCGGTCGCTGCTACCCGCTGCCGGCTCTGGACACGGTGCTggtgaggaggagctggaggaggaggggcctcGGCCTTCAGATGCTGGAGGACTTCTGCGCCTCGTTCCCCGCGGAGCGGTTCCTGGGAGTCAGCTCTCCACTCTCACCCGGCATGGCGGCAG TGTGCAGGAGTTTTCTGCAGCAGCACCAGGAACATCTGGAGCAGCTGTATGAGGTGGCGGCTCCAGGGGACTGGACTCAGCGGTGGAATATCTGGCTCAGCATCCAGCTCGGCCGCTATTCCCTTG CGATCCAAGAGGAGAGCGGTCCAACATCGggggaaccacagaggaaccacgaTGAGTCCTCTCACACG GCTCTCCAGTTAGTTTCCCCCTCCAGGGGGGACCCGGCCTCCCTGACCGCCTGCGATGTGAGCTCCTACCCGGCAACTGGTCATCCGAGCCGAGCGGGAAGCTCCCCGAGCAGCGAGACCTCCGCAGCCCACGCCGATGATCCGGACCCCGGATCCCCCGCCAGACCACCGCCCCCGAACGCCAAACAAAGCCTGCGATCCGACTCGTCTCCATGTGCAGAGCCTCGCCGAGAGAAGCCCGAGGCGGAGGGGGCGCAGAGCGCCGCCAAGAGAGTCCGGAGGACGTGA
- the fam169b gene encoding protein FAM169B isoform X1 yields MGISADMDRRRSHRCIPMWSSSSPPARPFKKKVFLSPLVQIHPINSACCGAAMFPVDLPAAEDSVLTSSSEEYLSSLEAGPRDAEWFQVSQSSKVAITLAHVRRLQLFEDERPDCTLLALHPPDDPTRAAALYLHGKWWPVDDVLRTSSNSRIGLILVRSLMERVIVFLLSRVAERCSREEPLFSLHPRTESCKLLWRDGQAVGFYTFKRKGSLCDGWSGRCYPLPALDTVLVRRSWRRRGLGLQMLEDFCASFPAERFLGVSSPLSPGMAAVCRSFLQQHQEHLEQLYEVAAPGDWTQRWNIWLSIQLGRYSLAIQEESGPTSGEPQRNHDESSHTVGISMFLNALQLVSPSRGDPASLTACDVSSYPATGHPSRAGSSPSSETSAAHADDPDPGSPARPPPPNAKQSLRSDSSPCAEPRREKPEAEGAQSAAKRVRRT; encoded by the exons atgggaatatcggccgatatggatcggcgccgatcacaTAGGTGCATCCCTATGTGGAGCTCATCATCTCCACCTGCgagaccctttaaaaaaaaagtttttttgtcaCCCCTTGTACAAATCCATCCCATAAACAGCGCGTGCTGTGGAGCGGCCATGTTCCCCGTGGACCTTCCCGCCGCGGAGGACTCCGTGCTGACGTCATCATCTGAGGAGTACCTCTCCTCTTTGGAGGCGGGGCCTCGTGACGCCGAGTGGTTTCAAGTGTCACAGAGTTCAAAG GTGGCCATCACTCTGGCCCACGTGAGGCGGTTGCAGCTGTTTGAGGACGAGCGGCCCGACTGCACGCTGCTGGCCCTGCACCCCCCCGACGACCCGACACGAG CGGCGGCGTTATACCTGCACGGGAAGTGGTGGCCCGTGGACGACGTCTTGCGCACGTCAAGCAACTCCAGGATCGGTTTGATTTTG GTGCGCTCGCTGATGGAGCGGGTGATCGTGTTCCTGCTCAGCCGGGTGGCGGAGCGGTGCTCCCGGGAGGAGCCGCTGTTCTCGCTGCACCCCCGCACCGAGAGCTGCAAGCTGCTGTGGAGGGACGGCCAGGCGGTCGGCTTCTACACCTTCAAACGCAAAG GCAGCCTGTGCGACGGCTGGAGCGGTCGCTGCTACCCGCTGCCGGCTCTGGACACGGTGCTggtgaggaggagctggaggaggaggggcctcGGCCTTCAGATGCTGGAGGACTTCTGCGCCTCGTTCCCCGCGGAGCGGTTCCTGGGAGTCAGCTCTCCACTCTCACCCGGCATGGCGGCAG TGTGCAGGAGTTTTCTGCAGCAGCACCAGGAACATCTGGAGCAGCTGTATGAGGTGGCGGCTCCAGGGGACTGGACTCAGCGGTGGAATATCTGGCTCAGCATCCAGCTCGGCCGCTATTCCCTTG CGATCCAAGAGGAGAGCGGTCCAACATCGggggaaccacagaggaaccacgaTGAGTCCTCTCACACGGTGGGCATCTCCATGTTTCTCAAT GCTCTCCAGTTAGTTTCCCCCTCCAGGGGGGACCCGGCCTCCCTGACCGCCTGCGATGTGAGCTCCTACCCGGCAACTGGTCATCCGAGCCGAGCGGGAAGCTCCCCGAGCAGCGAGACCTCCGCAGCCCACGCCGATGATCCGGACCCCGGATCCCCCGCCAGACCACCGCCCCCGAACGCCAAACAAAGCCTGCGATCCGACTCGTCTCCATGTGCAGAGCCTCGCCGAGAGAAGCCCGAGGCGGAGGGGGCGCAGAGCGCCGCCAAGAGAGTCCGGAGGACGTGA
- the fam169b gene encoding protein FAM169B isoform X3, with protein MFPVDLPAAEDSVLTSSSEEYLSSLEAGPRDAEWFQVSQSSKVAITLAHVRRLQLFEDERPDCTLLALHPPDDPTRAAALYLHGKWWPVDDVLRTSSNSRIGLILVRSLMERVIVFLLSRVAERCSREEPLFSLHPRTESCKLLWRDGQAVGFYTFKRKGSLCDGWSGRCYPLPALDTVLVRRSWRRRGLGLQMLEDFCASFPAERFLGVSSPLSPGMAAVCRSFLQQHQEHLEQLYEVAAPGDWTQRWNIWLSIQLGRYSLAIQEESGPTSGEPQRNHDESSHTVGISMFLNALQLVSPSRGDPASLTACDVSSYPATGHPSRAGSSPSSETSAAHADDPDPGSPARPPPPNAKQSLRSDSSPCAEPRREKPEAEGAQSAAKRVRRT; from the exons ATGTTCCCCGTGGACCTTCCCGCCGCGGAGGACTCCGTGCTGACGTCATCATCTGAGGAGTACCTCTCCTCTTTGGAGGCGGGGCCTCGTGACGCCGAGTGGTTTCAAGTGTCACAGAGTTCAAAG GTGGCCATCACTCTGGCCCACGTGAGGCGGTTGCAGCTGTTTGAGGACGAGCGGCCCGACTGCACGCTGCTGGCCCTGCACCCCCCCGACGACCCGACACGAG CGGCGGCGTTATACCTGCACGGGAAGTGGTGGCCCGTGGACGACGTCTTGCGCACGTCAAGCAACTCCAGGATCGGTTTGATTTTG GTGCGCTCGCTGATGGAGCGGGTGATCGTGTTCCTGCTCAGCCGGGTGGCGGAGCGGTGCTCCCGGGAGGAGCCGCTGTTCTCGCTGCACCCCCGCACCGAGAGCTGCAAGCTGCTGTGGAGGGACGGCCAGGCGGTCGGCTTCTACACCTTCAAACGCAAAG GCAGCCTGTGCGACGGCTGGAGCGGTCGCTGCTACCCGCTGCCGGCTCTGGACACGGTGCTggtgaggaggagctggaggaggaggggcctcGGCCTTCAGATGCTGGAGGACTTCTGCGCCTCGTTCCCCGCGGAGCGGTTCCTGGGAGTCAGCTCTCCACTCTCACCCGGCATGGCGGCAG TGTGCAGGAGTTTTCTGCAGCAGCACCAGGAACATCTGGAGCAGCTGTATGAGGTGGCGGCTCCAGGGGACTGGACTCAGCGGTGGAATATCTGGCTCAGCATCCAGCTCGGCCGCTATTCCCTTG CGATCCAAGAGGAGAGCGGTCCAACATCGggggaaccacagaggaaccacgaTGAGTCCTCTCACACGGTGGGCATCTCCATGTTTCTCAAT GCTCTCCAGTTAGTTTCCCCCTCCAGGGGGGACCCGGCCTCCCTGACCGCCTGCGATGTGAGCTCCTACCCGGCAACTGGTCATCCGAGCCGAGCGGGAAGCTCCCCGAGCAGCGAGACCTCCGCAGCCCACGCCGATGATCCGGACCCCGGATCCCCCGCCAGACCACCGCCCCCGAACGCCAAACAAAGCCTGCGATCCGACTCGTCTCCATGTGCAGAGCCTCGCCGAGAGAAGCCCGAGGCGGAGGGGGCGCAGAGCGCCGCCAAGAGAGTCCGGAGGACGTGA